A single Argentina anserina chromosome 7, drPotAnse1.1, whole genome shotgun sequence DNA region contains:
- the LOC126803566 gene encoding uncharacterized protein LOC126803566, protein MGKMGKKKMVIKMVRFKNLRKNTWLFSTKSSKIYPLPVFVLNLQLRLRLRLRCCCNELIWYWCITGILSQMFKLDILKNLKHHKDEDILKGQALKNQKILSYGTKLLSLGSCFRNHSQVQIDYHRNQLGLNFCGSHEDVKAAYSDLVASSKKTLNSLLELQEAFVEKNPSISQDSTNGNSAKSIGVDGDDDWSRISNLLSRMATFRNKEIDKWQTRAQVNTGAASIKARLHAFNQTISQQVAAYMRDPIRMVKQMQMKQSEVGVFGTVSKGDDTPKEEELPDAAVQADSDAELLDDLEFYQQLLKEFFETIDPTSSGKTLELY, encoded by the exons ATGGGGAAGAtggggaagaagaaaatggtGATAAAGATGGTGAGATTCAAGAACTTGAGAAAGAATACATGGTTATTCAGCACCAAGAGCAGTAAGATATATCCTTTacctgtttttgttttgaatttacaATTACGATTACGATTACGATTAAGATGTTGTTGCAATGAGTTGATATGGTACTGGTGTATCACTGGTATATTATCTCAAATGTTCAAATT AGATATTCTCAAGAATTTAAAGCATCATAAGGATGAAGATATTCTTAAAGGCCAAGCACTGAAGAACCAAAAG ATTCT GTCATATGGGACAAAACTCTTGAGTTTAGGTTCTTGCTTCAGAAACCATTCTCAAGTTCAAATAGATTACCACAG GAACCAGTTAGGTCTCAATTTTTGTGGATCACATGAGGATGTGAAGGCAGCATACTCCGATTTAGTGGCATCATCAAAGAAGACTTTGAATTCTCTTCTAGAACTGCAAGAG GCTTTTGTTGAAAAGAACCCATCTATCTCACAAGATTCAACGAATG GTAACTCGGCTAAAAGCATTGGTGTTGACGGTGATGACGATTGGTCAAGGATAAGTAACTTGCTTTCAAG AATGGCTACTttcagaaacaaagaaattgaCAAGTGGCAAACGAGGGCACAGGTCAACACAGGTGCCGCTTCTATTAAAGCAAGACTGCATGCTTTTAATCAG ACTATTAGTCAACAAGTAGCTGCCTACATGAGAGATCCAATCAGAATGGTTAAGCAGATGCAGATGAAGCAATCAGAAGTCGGTGTATTTGGGACT GTTTCTAAGGGGGACGATACTCCAAAGGAAGAG GAATTGCCTGATGCTGCTGTACAAGCTGATAGTGATGCTGAACTGTTGGATGACTTGGAGTTTTACCAGCAATTACTAAAAGAATTCTTTGAGACGATTGACCCAACATCATCTGGTAAAACTCTTGAATTATATTAA
- the LOC126801895 gene encoding uncharacterized protein LOC126801895 → MPLGLIMGIGRAFRRKRTASLDILSPKRAPRNFYKGKNCKPTGFHTRKGGYVVVQDKLPNYVVPDLTDFKLKPYISQCPQGVDTAESAKGTK, encoded by the exons ATGCCACTGGGGCTAATAATGGGGATAGGAAGGGCATTTCGTCGAAAGCGAACAGCGTCCCTCGACATTCTTTCCCCCAAACGTGCCCCGAGAAACTTTTACAAGGGGAAGAACTGCAAGCCCACTGGTTTCCACACCAGAAAAG GTGGATATGTTGTGGTGCAAGACAAACTACCCAACTATGTAGTCCCTGATTTAACTGACTTCAAG ctcaaaccatatatatcgCAGTGTCCCCAAGGGGTCGACACTGCAGAGTCAGCCAAAGGAACTAAATAA